A genomic region of Arvicola amphibius chromosome X, mArvAmp1.2, whole genome shotgun sequence contains the following coding sequences:
- the Bmp15 gene encoding bone morphogenetic protein 15 — protein MAIPTILRILFWGMVFFMEHRVQIAKAGWPSITVLADDLSLPLNLDLAKEAPGKEMKPRPQGYPLRYMLKLYQRSADLHGHPRENRTIGAKMVRLLKPSANAVRPLRGPWHVQTLDFPLASNQVAYELIRATVVYRHQLHLVHYHLSCHVEPWVPKCLTKPFPSSETGSFKPPLMSKAWTEMDITHCVQQRLWNRKGRRVLRLRFMCEQQKGSEVLEFQWHGMASLDVAFLLLYFNDTNKGIQAKLEQGQEELTDRESSLMRSARQACSIASDVPCQTQEHDGSVNNQCSLHPYKVSFRQLGWDHWIIAPRLYTPNYCKGICSRVLPYGLNSPNHAIIQSLVNELVNHSVPQPSCVPYKFLPMSILLVEANGSILYKEYEGMIAQSCTCR, from the exons ATGGCCATTCCCACAATTCTTAGAATTCTTTTTTGGGGAATGGTATTTTTTATGGAACACAGGGTCCAAATAGCAAAGGCAGGGTGGCCCTCCATCACCGTCCTGGCTGACGACCTCTCGTTGCCCTTGAATCTGGATCTGGCAAAAGAAGCCCCTGGCAAGGAGATGAAGCCACGGCCCCAAGGATATCCCTTGAGGTATATGCTGAAGTTATACCAGCGCTCGGCTGACCTGCATGGGCATCCTAGGGAGAACCGCACAATTGGAGCTAAAATGGTGAGGCTGCTAAAGCCCTCAGCCAATGCAGTAAGGCCTCTAAGAG GTCCCTGGCATGTACAGACCCTGGACTTTCCTCTGGCATCAAACCAGGTAGCATACGAACTAATCCGAGCCACCGTGGTTTATCGCCATCAGCTTCATCTAGTTCATTACCATCTCTCCTGCCATGTGGAGCCGTGGGTCCCCAAATGCCTGaccaaaccctttccttcttctgAAACGGGTTCCTTCAAGCCGCCTCTCATGTCTAAAGCCTGGACAGAGATGGACATTACACACTGTGTTCAGCAGAGACTCTGGAATCGCAAGGGACGGAGAGTCCTTCGCCTCCGCTTCATGTGTGAGCAGCAAAAAGGCAGCGAGGTTCTTGAGTTCCAGTGGCATGGCATGGCGTCCTTGGATGTCGCCTTCTTGCTACTCTATTTCAATGACACCAACAAGGGCATTCAGGCTAAACTCGAACAAGGCCAAGAGGAGTTAACTGATAGGGAATCTTCTCTCATGCGGAGTGCCCGGCAAGCATGCAGCATTGCATCTGATGTCCCTTGTCAGACTCAGGAACATGACGGGTCTGTAAATAACCAATGTTCCCTCCACCCTTACAAGGTCAGCTTCCGTCAACTAGGCTGGGATCACTGGATCATTGCTCCCCGTCTGTACACTCCAAATTACTGTAAAGGAATCTGCAGTCGTGTGCTACCCTATGGCCTTAATTCACCCAACCATGCCATCATTCAGAGCCTTGTGAATGAACTAGTGAATCACAGTGTACCTCAGCCTTCCTGTGTCCCTTATAAGTTTCTTCCCATGAGTATCCTTCTGGTTGAGGCAAATGGGAGTATCTTGTACAAGGAATATGAGGGTATGATTGCCCAGTCCTGTACATGTAGATAG